A portion of the Apis mellifera strain DH4 linkage group LG6, Amel_HAv3.1, whole genome shotgun sequence genome contains these proteins:
- the LOC724610 gene encoding notchless protein homolog 1 translates to MNKRKFEEENENKQNNENSSTETIKVKRILSRFKSDKGEILPGGLLDLPINITVDKLQAICNTLLQNEEPIPFAFYVNNIEITDSLENNIKENFSVSEDIIEVIYQPQAIFKVKAITRCTGSLEGHKEAVISVAFSPNGTCLASGSGDTTVRFWDIYTQTPYYTCEGHKHWVLCISWSPCGTKLASACKNGTVLLWNPKTGKQIGKAMLGHKMWITSLCWEPYHKNSECQYLVSASKDCDLRIWDTIRSQTVRILSGHTKSVTCVKWGGNGLIYSASQDRTIKVWRAEDGILCRTLEGHAHWVNTLTLNVDYVLRTGPFHFGTEQNETETRVEYAKKCYESVGEEILVSGSDDFTLYLWRPEKEKKFIARMTGHQQLINDVKFSPNGRIIASASFDKSIKLWESNTGKYITSLRGHVQAVYSISWSADSRLLVSGSADSTLKVWSLKTKKLCQDLPGHADEIYAVDWSPDGCRVVSGGKDKILRLWQN, encoded by the exons atgaataaaagaaaatttgaagaggaaaatgaaaataaacaaaataatgaaaattcttcaacAGAAACAATAAAAGTTAAACGAATTTTATCACGTTTTAAATCAGATAAGGGTGAAATATTACCTGGTGGTTTATTAGATTTACCTATAAATATTACAGTTGATAAATTACAAGCAATTTGTAATACACTTTTACAAAATGAAGAACCTATACCTTTTgctttttatgtaaataatattgagaTCACAGATagtttggaaaataatatcaaagaaaattttagcgTTAGTGAGGATATAATTGAAGTTATATATCAACCACAAGCAATTTTTAAAGTGAAAGCAATTACACGATGCACTGGATCTTTAGaag GACATAAAGAGGCAGTAATATCAGTTGCTTTTTCACCTAATGGAACATGTTTAGCTAGTGGTTCTGGAGATACAACAGTTAGATTTTgggatatatatacacaaactCCATATTATACATGTGAAGGACATAAACATTGGGTATTATGTATATCATGGTCTCCATGTGGAACTAAATTAGCATCTGCATGTAAAAATGGTACCGTATTATTATGGAATCCAAAAACAGGAAAACAGATAG GAAAAGCTATGTTAGGTCACAAAATGTGGATTACTTCTCTATGTTGGGAACCATATCACAAAAATTCTGAATGCCAATATTTAGTTAGTGCTTCAAAAGATTGTGATTTAAGAATATGGGACACAATACGTTCACAAACAGTTCGTATTCTCTCTGGTCATACAAAAAGTGTGACATGTGTTAAATGGGGTGGAAATGGTCTTATTTATTCTGCTTCACAAGATAGAACTATAAAAGTGTGGAGAGCTGAAGAT GGAATTTTATGTAGAACTTTAGAAGGTCATGCACATTGGGTGAATACTTTAACATTAAATGTCGATTATGTACTCAGAACTGGTCCTTTTCATTTTGGAACAGAGCAAAATGAAACTGAAACTCGTGTagaatatgcaaaaaaatgtTACGAATCTGTGGGTGAAGAAATACTTGTTTCTGGTTCTGatgattttacattatatctaTGGAGAccagaaaaggaaaaaaaattcattg CAAGGATGACGGGACATCAGCAATTGATTAATGATGTAAAATTCTCACCAAATGGTCGTATAATTGCATCTGCTTCAtttgataaatcaataaaattatgggAATCAAATAcaggaaaatatataacttcatTAAGAGGCCATGTACAAGCTGTATATTCAATCTCATGGAGTGCAGATTCTCGTTTACTTGTTAGTGGCAGTGCAGATTCTACTTTAaaag TATGGagtttaaaaacgaaaaaacttTGTCAAGATTTACCTGGTCATGCAGACGAAATTTATGCAGTTGATTGGTCTCCAGATGGATGCCGTGTCGTATCCGGTGGAAAGGATAAGATTTTACGACTTTggcaaaattaa